A single region of the Bacteroides intestinalis DSM 17393 genome encodes:
- a CDS encoding TolC family protein yields MRKFFCFTWLVCLTFSVCAQEVLSLDSCRSLAIANNKELLISQEKINSAHYQRKAAFTNYLPDISATGGYMRTQKEISLLSDAQKGALGSMGTQVSGAMQNGIQGILTQHPELTQNPQFMALIQALGNVDIASPLNGLGNSLVDAFRTDTRNMYAGALTLTQPLYMGGKIRAYNKITRYAEELARQQHDSGLQDVILSTDQAYWQVVSLASKKKLAEGYLKLLQKLESDVDKMIAEGVATKADGLSVKVKVNEAEMTLTKVEDGLSLSRMLLCQLCGLDLSSPIILKDEKGNDLKPDPVAANGIDLNTVYATRPEVRSLELATEIYKQKVNVTRSEYLPSLALMGSYMMTNPSVFNGFEKKFKGMWNVGVVLQVPIWHWGEGMYKVKAAKAEARIAQYQLDDAKEKIELQVNQSVFKVNEAAKKLIMAEKNLEKADENLRYATLGFEEGVIAASNVLEAHTAWLSAQSEKIDAQIDVKLTDIYLKKALGQLNIKN; encoded by the coding sequence ATGAGAAAGTTCTTCTGTTTCACTTGGTTGGTATGTCTGACCTTCTCAGTCTGCGCACAAGAGGTTTTAAGCCTCGATAGTTGCCGTTCATTGGCAATTGCCAATAACAAAGAACTACTGATAAGCCAGGAGAAAATAAACTCTGCGCATTATCAGCGAAAGGCAGCATTTACCAATTACCTCCCCGACATTTCCGCCACCGGTGGATATATGCGTACCCAAAAAGAAATTTCACTGTTGAGTGATGCCCAGAAAGGTGCATTAGGTTCAATGGGAACTCAAGTAAGCGGTGCTATGCAAAATGGTATACAAGGTATACTGACGCAGCACCCTGAGTTAACACAGAATCCGCAGTTCATGGCACTGATCCAGGCATTGGGCAACGTAGACATTGCTTCTCCTCTCAATGGTCTCGGAAACTCCCTCGTTGATGCATTCCGTACAGATACCCGCAACATGTACGCCGGTGCTCTAACGTTGACACAACCATTGTACATGGGTGGAAAAATTCGCGCCTACAACAAGATTACCAGATATGCCGAAGAATTGGCACGCCAACAGCATGATAGTGGCCTGCAAGACGTAATCCTCAGTACCGACCAGGCTTATTGGCAAGTCGTATCGCTCGCCAGCAAAAAGAAGTTGGCAGAAGGTTACCTCAAATTATTGCAGAAACTGGAAAGCGATGTGGATAAAATGATTGCCGAAGGTGTTGCAACTAAAGCAGATGGTCTGTCGGTAAAAGTAAAAGTAAACGAAGCGGAAATGACACTCACCAAAGTGGAAGATGGGCTGAGTCTTTCCAGAATGTTACTATGCCAACTATGTGGTCTGGACCTCTCCTCTCCCATCATCCTGAAAGATGAAAAGGGAAATGACCTCAAGCCCGATCCGGTAGCTGCCAACGGCATTGATCTCAATACGGTTTATGCTACACGACCGGAAGTACGCAGCCTGGAACTTGCCACGGAAATCTACAAACAGAAAGTAAATGTCACCCGTTCAGAATACTTGCCATCATTAGCTTTGATGGGCAGCTACATGATGACCAATCCTTCTGTTTTCAACGGATTTGAAAAGAAATTCAAAGGTATGTGGAATGTCGGTGTAGTATTACAAGTACCCATCTGGCATTGGGGAGAAGGTATGTATAAGGTAAAAGCAGCCAAAGCAGAAGCCCGTATCGCCCAATATCAGTTGGATGACGCCAAAGAAAAGATTGAGCTTCAAGTCAACCAGTCGGTTTTCAAAGTGAATGAAGCTGCAAAGAAACTGATTATGGCAGAAAAGAATCTGGAAAAAGCGGATGAAAACCTCCGTTATGCTACACTCGGATTTGAAGAAGGCGTGATAGCTGCCAGCAACGTACTCGAAGCACACACAGCCTGGCTTTCTGCCCAATCCGAAAAGATAGATGCACAGATTGACGTAAAACTGACTGACATCTATCTGAAGAAAGCATTGGGACAATTAAATATTAAAAATTAA
- a CDS encoding HlyD family secretion protein — protein MDTKSQNSNMLLAFLTLTGVIAIVAVVGFFMLRKGPEIVQGQAEVTEYRVSSKVPGRILEFRVKEGQSVQAGDTLAILEAPDVLAKLEQARAAEAAAQAQNEKALKGARHEQVQAAFEMWQKAKAGLEIAEKSYKRVKNLADQGVMSAQKLDEVTAQRDAAVATEKAAKAQYDMAKNGAEREDKAAAAALVDRAKGAVAEVESYIKETYLIAQTAGEVSEIFPKVGELVGTGAPIMNIAILDDMWVTFNVREDLLQGLTMGTEFEAFVPALDKNIRLKVNYMKDLGTYAAWKATKTTGQFDLKTFEVKALPQEKVEGLRPGMSVILKK, from the coding sequence ATGGATACCAAATCACAAAACAGTAACATGCTACTAGCGTTCTTAACGCTGACAGGCGTCATTGCCATTGTAGCCGTAGTGGGTTTCTTCATGTTGCGCAAAGGACCGGAAATCGTACAAGGTCAAGCTGAAGTCACAGAGTATCGGGTATCAAGCAAAGTACCGGGACGAATTCTGGAATTCCGCGTAAAGGAAGGACAAAGTGTACAAGCCGGGGATACCCTCGCCATACTGGAAGCTCCGGATGTGTTAGCTAAGCTGGAACAGGCTCGGGCCGCAGAAGCTGCTGCTCAGGCACAGAATGAGAAAGCACTGAAAGGCGCCCGTCATGAACAGGTACAAGCTGCCTTTGAGATGTGGCAAAAAGCCAAAGCAGGACTTGAAATTGCCGAGAAATCTTACAAACGTGTGAAGAATCTTGCTGATCAGGGCGTGATGTCAGCCCAAAAGCTGGATGAGGTTACTGCACAGCGGGACGCTGCCGTCGCTACAGAAAAAGCCGCCAAAGCTCAATACGACATGGCAAAAAACGGTGCGGAACGAGAAGATAAAGCAGCAGCTGCCGCCTTGGTAGACCGTGCCAAAGGAGCCGTTGCAGAAGTAGAATCTTATATCAAAGAAACTTATCTTATAGCCCAGACAGCCGGAGAAGTTTCGGAAATCTTCCCCAAAGTAGGTGAATTGGTAGGAACCGGTGCACCGATCATGAACATAGCCATACTGGATGATATGTGGGTAACTTTTAATGTTCGGGAAGATTTGCTGCAAGGTCTGACAATGGGAACTGAATTCGAAGCTTTCGTTCCGGCATTGGATAAAAATATCCGCCTGAAAGTGAACTACATGAAGGATCTTGGTACTTATGCAGCCTGGAAGGCTACGAAAACAACCGGGCAATTTGATCTGAAGACTTTTGAGGTAAAAGCTTTACCACAGGAGAAAGTGGAAGGCTTACGTCCCGGAATGTCGGTGATACTGAAGAAGTGA
- a CDS encoding nucleotidyltransferase domain-containing protein has translation MTPIQKQFFALVQSGLWGTPVDTTLFNIQTDWAQLYQSAKVQALLGITFDGMQTLPQELRPKRELYLKWCNALLQIEENNHILNQEIAKVYTLYRANQIEPVLLKGQGVAQNYRNPLHRQCGDIDLYIGPKNYEKANKLLRTESTGEHEENHKHTCIHWHGVDIENHRVLSRLSSPSSDKSFQQEIARWHGTTACRNLEIEGYQVTLPPLSFDVAYVLTHSALHFLNEGIGLRQVCDWANILHTQKDNIDLKEIADLLQKWGLSKAAKIFGVVAVNYLGLPMEDLPIPYTQKDIETGEWLLNDIWQGGNFGQHNQNRKQRPKGYWSGKWYTFTRATQRCREFGALAPAEARWYPLMLAVHSAQVQWNKMWNRN, from the coding sequence ATGACTCCGATACAAAAACAGTTTTTTGCACTGGTGCAATCAGGTCTATGGGGTACACCTGTAGATACCACTCTATTTAATATACAAACAGATTGGGCACAGCTGTACCAATCAGCCAAAGTGCAAGCCCTACTAGGCATCACATTCGATGGTATGCAAACTCTGCCGCAAGAACTGCGTCCGAAGCGTGAACTTTATTTAAAGTGGTGCAATGCATTACTGCAAATAGAAGAAAACAATCACATTCTGAATCAAGAAATCGCCAAGGTATACACGCTCTATCGTGCCAATCAGATAGAGCCCGTTTTGCTGAAAGGACAAGGAGTGGCACAGAATTACCGGAATCCATTGCACAGACAATGCGGAGACATTGATTTATATATAGGTCCCAAGAATTATGAAAAGGCCAACAAGCTGTTAAGGACAGAATCTACTGGAGAACACGAAGAGAATCATAAACATACATGTATACACTGGCATGGTGTAGACATAGAAAACCACCGCGTACTCTCCCGGCTCAGTTCTCCTTCCTCCGACAAGAGTTTCCAACAGGAAATAGCCCGGTGGCATGGTACAACTGCTTGTCGGAATCTAGAAATAGAAGGTTACCAGGTAACTCTCCCTCCCCTATCTTTCGATGTAGCCTACGTGCTGACACACTCTGCACTACATTTCCTCAATGAGGGAATCGGACTCCGCCAGGTATGCGATTGGGCCAACATACTCCATACGCAAAAAGACAATATCGATCTTAAAGAAATTGCTGATTTACTGCAAAAATGGGGATTAAGCAAAGCAGCCAAAATATTCGGGGTTGTTGCCGTAAACTATCTGGGACTTCCCATGGAAGATTTGCCTATCCCTTATACTCAAAAAGATATAGAAACCGGTGAATGGTTACTCAATGATATATGGCAAGGAGGTAATTTTGGGCAACATAACCAAAATCGCAAGCAACGCCCTAAAGGATACTGGAGTGGAAAATGGTACACTTTCACCCGCGCCACTCAACGATGCCGTGAATTCGGAGCCTTGGCACCGGCCGAAGCACGTTGGTATCCTCTCATGCTCGCCGTTCATTCTGCTCAGGTACAATGGAATAAAATGTGGAACAGAAATTAA